The sequence ATGAATATGTGATGATTACAAATACAAAGGATTTTATGATGCTCTTGGGCTTCCAGGAGAATGATCTTGTCAGTTGGGGAGCCTCTGCTCCTGACTGGCGTTTTCACAGGGGAATCGCCACGGCTGGAGAGCTCTGGCAGACGAATGAGTCGGCAGAAGCTGACAATTATAATATGTATTACTCGATTTCGAGTTTCAAGGGCAGAGGGAAAGCAACCGAGGATCAGGTGGACAAGGTGTTTGAACTCGTGTTGGACATTGATTATGGAGCTCACCACAAACGTGCGGAATTTGAGGATTACACCCATGCGTGGCAATACATCAAGGAACATTTTCCCAAGCCGACCGTAATCATCCATACTGGCGGAGGCTTCCAGCTCCACTATAAACTCTCGACTCCGCTTTCAGGGGATGCCGCTAAAAGACGTTTCAAAATGCTTGTGGCAGCAATCGCCCGCCACTATCGAGTGGATTTTTGCTTTTCGTTGGAACACTTGTTCCGCTTGCCGTTCTCCCGCAACATCAAGTCGGGAGCCGAAATCAGAGAGGTATCCATCTTGGAAGTGAACCCGGAAATATCATATACGCTTGAGGATATTCAGGACAAGTTTCTTCCTGCCGATTTTTCGTTGGAAGAACCGACATCCCATGCCGTCGAAAAAAGCAGAATCGCTTCCATCAAAAAGGATACCCAGTCATTATTTGATCGCAGTGCTGTTGCGTTTCAGCTTCTCATCAGGTGCTTGAAGTTCGTCCCGGATGTTTCCGACAAGGTGCTTGAAACCGCAATCGTCAATGATCCGGTGTTGTTTGAGCACTATCATCAGGAGCGCCGCTTGGTCAGAATGGACATCCAGAGAGCTCGAAACAAGGTAATGGAAGAATCCATAGAATGTGTCCTTCCTGTCGAGAAATTCCATTTCGGCAACCCGGATTTGAGTTTGTATGACAAGGTCAGGAATAAGTTCGATCAGCAGTTCTTCACTACCCGTTCTCCAAAAATCGACATCACGCTATCCATTCTCGACCAATGCCATAAGCAGGGAAAACAGGCGCTTCTCAGCTTGCCTTGCAGCAGCGGCAAGAGTACCGCCGCCTTGTTATTTATTGCCGCTCATGCCTCAGCAAATCATCGTTTCTGGTTGGTGTCGGAAAAGATCGCCGATTGTAAGCGCAATGCCGATATGTTGAGAAAGTTGAGCTGCAATGCACTTCCATTCCACGGACGTGACGGGGAATGTTGCAAGGTCGATGAGCAGGTTTTCCGTCATCAGAATAAAAAGCGTATCTGTTCCGAATGCCCCAATCCGTGCGGAGCGGAATTGAAGTATTGTGTCGATGAGTATCGTTTGGATTTTCCATTGGCGGATGTCGTTTGCTGTACGCATGCGCACTATAAGCATGCGTTGGCAAACGGACAATTTCCGCTTAATCTTCATATGGTCATCATTGATGAGAGCCCCGAATTACTTGAAAGTTTCTCATTTCAACAAAAGGACCTCAGTATTTTGTATAAACACTTGGCTGATTATCCTCCCGTCCTCGAATTGGAGGCTGATATGGTGACAATCGAACAACTCTTATCCGATCACTCCTGTCGCCGTATCAAGCCGTTGAACTATGATTTCGCAGAAATATCCCGTTACCTCTTTATGCAGTTCCATCGCAAGGCAATATCCATGGAGGATTTTGAGTTTGCATTGGAATTCTGTCAGTTCTTCGGAAAAAACGAGAATATTTTCGGAATGGCTAAGGATCAGCATTATGAGTTCATCGCAGGAACTGTAGAGCTCGAAACCTCCGTTCAAACCGTTATCTTGGATGGCTCTGCCAAACTTCAAAGTACCAGATGGAAAGGCTTTTCCATCATCGAATGCGACCAGTTGAAGACCGCTTATCCGAATACGCATATCCACTGTATTCTTGACAATCCCACCAAGAGCAAGTTGTCGAACAAAAAGGTCTTCCAGAAAATTATTGACGCAACCGACGAGCTTCTTACTCAATCCGACACGGACACCATCCTTTTTGCCAACAAGAACTTGAGCACAGACCCCATATTAGCCAGGGCGATTGACCGCCTCAAACAAACCATCATCAGTAAGGACGGCAACATCATTCCGTTACCTCGTGGGCAACATATCGGGAGCAACGCAGGAAGAACAGCTCAATTTTCCGTGATTGCGATGAGTTTGTTCCGCACGGTTTCTGCCTATGCTCTCCAAACGGCTATCTGTCGTGATGAGGAAATCGACGCTGACAGAATCTGGAGTGAAGCGGTTTTCAACGGGAAGAAAGTGCTCATTCCCAAGTTCTGTCGTGACGGTTCTTTTGCGGATAAGAAAATCAATCAACAATATCTCAAAACTCTTGAGCGTGATTTATATCAAGCCATTATGCGTGGCTGTATCAGAGAACATTCCGATGCCGAATACCATGTAATCGCCTTGGTCAACATTCCGCAGGTAGTTAACCTTTTGAAACTTGATCTGCCGGAATGTCATATCCATTTCCTTGAAAATGAAGTTCTCAACCTCCATTTTCAAGGTTACTCAGAAGCCGAAATAGCAAAAGAAACCGGAATCGCCAAAAGAACAGTCAGAGATCAAATTCTCAAAGTATCCGAATATTGCCGCTTGGACTGATATTCTCAATAAAAAAAGAGTGGTTTACCTTAAGAATATCTATAGGTATTCCACTCTTTTCTTTGATGTTTGTGTATCCACCGGTTCAAGCGGATAAGAATTCAAGCAATTATGCCGATTCTAAAATTTCTGCCAAGTTGTCATTCATCCATTCCTCATAGTCTTCCTTCATAGGTTCCAACTGACTGAAACAATCCATACAACAGATCATGTCATTACCGACTCCATAAGCGACTTTTTCATTTTCTGCGATAGGATTGAAACAAATCCAACAAAATTTACTATTTTCATTTTCCATTTTCTATTCTCCCATTTTAGGACACAAAAAAAGGTGCTCTGAACAACAGACCAATGCTACCGCCTCGGCAGTAAGCAATTCAGTGTGTTGTTCAGAGCACCCCTTGTGCTCTGTGAATTACTTTTTTTCGTGCCATATTAATTATGACATGCTAAATAATATAGCATTATATTTTCAAAAATCAAATTTTTTATAAAAATAATTCACATATAGAAATCTAATAAAAATTACATTGCACTTTTGCTCATACTTAGAATGATTCTACCAGTAACTCTAAGATTTCTCTTTTTTGCTTATCCGACAAGTTACTTTCCAAATAGTTAATTACCTTGGCAAGAGCTTCTGTGTCCGCTTGTTGAAATGCCGTTATCAAGGGAATTTCTGCGCTGATCCTTGGGGAATTTGTCATGACAGCTAAAGGAATTGACTCGATTACACTCTTCTTGGCTTCAAGAGTATAATGCGTATAATGTTCCGTCATAGCGACATTGCTGTGTCCGACAATGGATCTGATCAGTGATAAGTCTTTTCCTGAACTCGCCGCAATCGTACAGAATGTATGCCGGAACGAATGAAAAGAATACCGTCCGATCCGACGTTGTTTCGTCTCGCCTTGAGAATTTATGTAGAACATTCTCCGGGTTTCAACAGGCTGTTCTTTGGTTTGTATTCCTGCCGAACGTAAGAGTTTGTCCACATCAGTGCTGATCCCCGAACTATTGTAGCCATACCGTTCTGCAACATCGGGCAGTATGTATTCATTGCGTTTCCACGTTTCCGCAATTTTGAATTGTTCCTCCAGAATCGACGGTATCGGAAGCACAATATACTGTTTCATGGTTTTTATTGTTTTCCTCGCCTTGAATTTGACCGTGCCATCGCCTTGTATATAGTCCCAGCGAAAGCATGCGGCATCATGCATTCTCAATCCGAAGCACAGCCCCAGAAGAAAGAGGATTCGCATTTGCGGTTTGTGGAGAATATGATAGTTGTCATCATCCAAGGTTTTGAAAATAGCACTTACCTGTTCCGGCGTAAAAGGTTTTCTGCTCTCGGTTGTGGCTGTTTTAGCTTTTATGTTCCTGAAAGGAGAATCATCCTGAAGTAAGGTTTTGAAGACCAATTTCAAGGTTTGCAAGTAATAGTTATAGGTTTTCGGAGAGATTCCTGTGCTCCATAAATTCGTCATGAATGTTGCGGCGGTATCGAAAGTTATATCATCAATTGAATCAATCTTTTTCTCCGCTAAGAAAGAGAGGAACTTTCGGCAGTACAATTCATTTCGTTTTAAAGTCAGCTTGCCACTATCAGGACGATTGGGGTTGCGAAGATACGTTTCCCATAATTCGGACAATTTGATTCTGGAGCGTTGAATGATTTTCCTGCTTCCGGCAACTTGAGCCATATACTCAAGCCGATTTTCAATAAATTCGATTTTCTGCCGTTCTCTGGTCAACTCCGCTACGATTGCATCAGCTTTCGCTCTGAGTGTCACAGGCTTACCGCATTCATCTTTCAACGTGATTGTTTTTACCTTTCCGTCAATATCGGAATACTGATGAACAAATTTGCCATTCCTTTTAAAAATCGTTCCAGTTCCTTTTAACCGCCGATCTTTTGCCATTTCCGCACCATCATTCTAAACGCCAACTAACGATTAGCTAACAATGAGTGCTTTTTCTGCTCAAAAGACAATGCTGTTAACCACTTGGTCGCTGGTTCGAATCCAGCTGCCGGAGCCATTTTTACCCTCAAAATGTGCCCTAAAGGTGCCATTCTTTACCACCAAGACTTTCATTTCCCAGTTTAACGGCTATATTGAGCCAAAACAGGATTTTACCACAAGGAGATGGTATGATAAATAACTGATGTTCGCGGTTTCTGCTTGCTGCGTGTAATTTATGGCGATTAACTTACACGTTTGGAAGCGGACAGGTTGCAGGCTGAATTTTATAGTGAGGCGCCTCGGAGACGAGAATGACCCCGGCAAGGAGATTAGTCAGATCTGCAAACCAGAGCGCCACCGTAGAGAGCGATGTGGACTCGACTACTCTGTATAGGAGGATGGTGAGACCGTGACAGCAGTTCCGCTTCGATTCGTGAAAAACGAATGGAGGCAAATGATGATGAGCAGTTTTGTGGGAGTGGATTTGCACCGGAACAACTTCACCTATTGTATCCGGGAAAACGGCGAAGAGAAGAAAATCGGCAAGTGCGAAATCATTGACCTGAAAGGTTTTGCTTCACTGCTCGGAAAGAATACGGTCATGGCGGTGGAGGCGACCGGCAATCGAAATGCTTTCAGCATGTGTCCGTGGAAACATCTTCGCGAAGTTGTAGCGATGCTTAAGGCAATTCATGCTCAAGAAGCTAAAGCTGCGGCCCGACAGAAAGCCGCTCTTGTGTCCGAAAAATTACGCGCCATGAAACTGGAACGGATCGCAAGTTTTGTAGAAAACAGCGTAGAGGAGACGTTGTCTTATATGGACTTCCCGTATGAGCACTGGAGCCGCTTGCGGACGAATAACGGTTTCGAACGCATTATGAAAGAGATTCGTCGCCGTACTCGAGTTGTCGGCAGCTTTCCGGATGGGTACTCGGCTATGATGCTCGTCGGGGCCAGGCTAAGGCATATTTCCACGACAAAATGGGGCACACGCCAATATATGAATACTTGCAAACTTTACGAAGGCGGTATAAGGTAAAAAGGCGAGAGGCTCCGCCTTCGCAACCGACCTGCTCCTCCGGAGCTCTCAGGTCGGTCGGTTGCTTCGGCTGCGCCAACTCGCGTTTGGTATCTGTAATCTCTCAGAAACAAATGTGCGCAAAACTTCGGACACTACCACCGCCGTCTTGAAAAGACGGAAAACGGCGATATGGGAAACCCTCCCTCCGACGGCGGCGCGTCAGTGCAGCAGTATGATGCCGAAGGCTTTTTGAAAACTTGTCTAGTGTCCAGTCAAATTTGAAAAGATGGATATAGGCGATGCAATTTTACTCGTGCATCCGCTGTTGAAAACTGCCAATTGATGGTTTTTGTTTTCTCGTTTCGTTCCTTCTCCCATGTATTCACCATGTTTTTCATTTCTTCTATGGATGCGATTCGCTTTTTCAGGCATTGAGCCGATACTACATTGAGTTCAATTTCTGCCATATTGAGCCACGAGCCATGCTTTGGGGTGTAAACGAGCTCGAATTTATCCATCAAAGCCTTGGCTTTTTCTGGCGGAAATGTTTCGTACCATGATGCCGGCTTATGTGTGTTGAGATTATCTTCAATCAAAATAATCTTTTCGGCGTTCGGGTATGCCGAGGCTATTTTCTCGGTAAACATCGCCCAATCCTTTGCTGTCTTTGTTTGCGTTACATCCGCCATTCTCCATCCTCGCAACGGTTCGCTTGCCAACAAGACATTGCATGTTCCCATGCGGCGATACTCATAGTCTACCCGTTGGGACCGCCCCGGACGCATGGGTTGTATTTCCCGTACCTCTGCTGGAATCTATGATCAGGCTATGACCAAAGGTGACATATCGGTGGAAGAAGACTCAACACGAGTTGGAGTGTTGCTCGTTTTGAGCCATGCGCCTTGATCAAAATGTTCTGTTCCGCCCGGATGTTTATTATACAAACGTGACGCGACGTAATCAAGAGCTGATGCTGCGTGTTCTCCATATATCCGGAATTTGTCAATCTCTGCACGGGCAGGTTATGCTTTGATTTTGTGGTATGAAATACTCCCGCATAAAGAGCTTGCCGCACAAAGCAGCTATAAACGCCGCCGAAGGCAAGACCTTACTTCTGAACGGCGATATGCAGGTCGTATGCTTTGAATACATCGATCAGCGCCTGCCGGGTGATCGGTTTCGTCAGGACCTGCTTGAATTTGACCGCCTCTTCCGCCGGCATCTGGGTATCCGCCGTGACGGCGACGAGGGGAATTTTCGCGGTTGCTTCATCTTGCTTCAGGAGATCGGCGAATGCGCTCCCGGACAGGCCCGGCATCCACAGGTCGGTCAGGATAATGTCCGCCCTCCGCCCTTTCCGCAAAAGCTCAAGGGCTTCCTCGGCGGATTCCGCGAGAATGCAGGAAACATTCATTTTTTTCAGCATCGCCTGAAGCACTTTCAGATTCATTGCGACATCATCCACCAGCATCGCCTGAATATTCCCTCCGGCAGAAGAATTGAGATTGACCGTTTCCGCTCCGGACTCCGTCATGTCCTGCAGGGACGGAGACTGATATTTCACGTTCTCCAGCCGCACGGTGAATGTGCTTCCTTTTCCCGGCGTGCTTTCGGCGGAAAGTTTGCCGCCCATCTTTTCCACCAGCCGTTTGGAAATCGCCAGGCCGAGGCCGGACCCCTCGTAGATGCGATGTCCCCGGGTTCCGCTGTCCTGGACGAACGGCTCGAATATCTGGCTGATTTTTTCCGGGAGGATTCCGATTCCGGTGTCGGTGATGCTGAAAATCAGCGTCCCCTGTCCGGCTTCTTCCGCAAAACGGAACGCGGCGGAAATCGTGACCCCCCCGTTATGGGTGAATTTCAAGGCGTTGCCCGTGAGGTTCAGCAGAATCTGTTTGATGCGCAGGTCATCCAGATAGAGAGCCGGCGGCAGATTGGTGTACGTCATCTGCAGGGAAAGATTCTTTTCCACGGCTTTCTGCTTGAACACTCCGACGATTTCCAGAACCAGCCGCTTGACGTCAACGGGCCGGCAATCCAGTTCCACCTGATCCGCTTCAAGCTTGGAGAGATCCAGAACGTCATTGATCAGGTTCAGCAGCGCATTGCCCGCGAAGTTGATGGAACCGAGATATTCCTGCCGCTCCTGCGGTTCGACATCCGTCCCCTGCAGCAGTTCGCTGAAGCCGATGACCGCATTCAGCGGCGTCCGGAGTTCATGGCTTACCGTGGCCAGGAAATAGCTCTTGGCCCGGTCCGCCGCACGGGCCTGCTCCAATGCCTGCCGCAGTTTTTCCTGCTGTTCGGACAGTTCGGTGATGTCCTGAATCACGCCGCAGATTTCCCATTTGCCGTTGATTTCATTGACTGATTTTTCCGCCCGGAGTTCAAAATGACGCTTCCCGGCGGCAAAGACATCGGAAAAGAACGAGGTGTCGCCGCCGATGCCGCTTTCCAGGAAACGGTTCCAGTTCCCGTCGAACCTCTGCCGGTCGTCCGGCGCCAGCCATTCCGCCAGCGGTACGCGCTCCTCTTCCCGGAACGCCCGGTAATTCTGGGCCGAAAGAGCGGTCAGCCGCCCGGTGCTGTCGCACTGGAAATAAAAGAATTTTGCGATCTTCGCCGCGTTGGCGAGAATCACGCTGTGGGTGCGCAGCCGGTCCCGTTTTTGGTATTCCTCCGTAACATCGCGGAAGACCAGTACTCCGCCGATGATTTTCCCCTCCGTATCACGAATCGGCGCTGCACTGTCCGCAATGTGCCGGGCTGTTCCGTCACGGGCAATCAGATCGGTATGGTTGGCCAACTCGATGATTTTTCCCGTCGAAAGCGCTTTGGTCAGCGGGGACTCCACTTTGCGGCCGTCAAGATAGCTGATGATATTGAATACTTCATTGAGTTTTTTGCCTTTTGCTTCCTCGATCGTATAGCCGGTCATCTGGACTGCGATCGGATTCAGGAGGGTGATCCGTTCTTCGCTGTCGGTTGCAATGACGCCGTCGCCGATGGATTCCAGGGTCAGACGGAACTGCTCCGCAATGCGGGAGGCCGTCCTGTGCGCCTGATGCAGTTCCGTCTGGTCGCTTGAAATCCACATCACAACTTCTTCATGAAATGAATTGTTCTTCGGAAGAGGAATGAATTCGACGTGTCGATGTGCGCCTTCAAGTTCATAATCCTTTTCCATGCGCTGCCCGGTCCGGAATGTCTCCTGAATCCAGGCGGAAAACGACTGCTGGACCTTGTCGGCAAGCTGGTTTATATTATGAACACCGGCCTTTTCCCCGGATGATATATCATGAGGAAGATGCTGGAACAAAATCCGGCCGGATCGATTTACAACACAGATTCGCAACGGCAGGTTGTTGAAAAGCACCGCGATCCTTTTCTTCATTCTGGCCAGAATAATCAGGCGGAACAAGAGCAGCAGCAGCAGTAAACCGAGTGAAGCCAGAACGGAAATGATCTCGACTTGATACCGGGTGATGAAATCCACCGGCGGGTTGAGAAGCTCCGTCCCCGCCGGAAGCCTTTTCCGGTCAATGCCGATTCTCTGCAGGGAAGGATAATCAAAAACCGGATGAAACTTTCCTTTCTGCACCGGAATTGCGGCCGCGCTTTCTCCGTTGAATATCCGCCGGGCAATGCTGCCGGCCTGATAGCCCTGTTCCTGGCCGGATACCATGATCCCGCCGGAAGCGCCACGCCGGATCATTTCCCGATAGCGGTTGAGGATCAGACCGGAAAAATTCCGGCGGATTCGCGGCAGTATGGAGAAATAGTCCTGCGGCTCCTTGTCCCGGAAAGAGTTCCAGGAGTGGAATATCAGCACCGAGGAGGCTGGCAGTTCCGCAACGAGATTCAGCATCTCCGCAGTGCTGTAATCGCGTCCGCTGATGAAACGGATCTCCCGGCCGCGGGCCCACTCCTCCTTTTTTTGGCTTTCGAGCATCTTTTTCCATGCCAGAACATCCACCGAAGCTTCTGCAATCACCGTGATCTGCCGGTTGGCGGGAAGCAGATTGCAGCCGAGTCGGATATTCATGTACAGTGTGGCCGGAGTCTCAATGCCCGTCATATTCATGCCGGGCGGAATTCCGGCCTGCAGCGGCCCGTGATAGGAAGCCGCCAGCAGCGGAGTCTGCTCCGGAACCGTCAATCTGCCGTTCAGGAAAAGATCGACCGCGGCATTGTTGGTCAGTATGATCATGTCATACCGGGAATGTTTCAATTTAATCGTCAAGGCGGCGATATCTTCCGGCGCGGGCTGAAAATCCGGTTTGAACCGGACTGCCAGTTCATAGGTTTCAAAGGTGGTCAGCACCCGGTTGTCGCGGTTCAGGCAGCTTTTCAGGCCCTGCTTCAATTCGTTGCTCCAGGTGTCGAGAGAGGAAAATGAATCGATAATTAAAATGCGTTTGATGGAAACCTGCCCGGGAGGGGCGGCCCAGGAGCGCCCTTCGAGGCTGATCAGGAGTAAAACGATACCTGAAATCAGAAGAAGTCTCTTTGCGCACAACATCATACAGAAACTCAATCTCTCGTATTCTCCATCGCTTTCCAGCTGCCGGCCTGACAGCAGGCGTTTCCTGCTGACATTCTGAATGTAACGGAATAATATAGCAATAATCACCGCTTTTTTCAATGGGGAGGCAGTAAAATATTACCCGAATTTCCGGCCGCTGGTGATCTGCATTGAAATGAATGAAGTGGTATTTGAAATCTCTATGGTCAATGATCGAAATTTTCCGGACTCAAATATTTTAAAAAAAACTCAAACAGCACTTGCAAACAAAATGGAAGTATGGTATAATTAAAATGAGACGAAGGTATAGCTATACCCGGAAAGCGGAAGATCGTTCACTCAGGAAATCAGATGCTTGTAAATCAGACATTTATCGCAAAAAAAAGCGGTGTTACGCAAAAAACAGTATCCCTGTACTTCAAGGATCGGATGCTGGTTGGCGAAAAGGTGCGCAGCCGGATTGATGAAGTGTTGTGCCAATACCACTATCTGCCGAACTTTTCTGCCATTGCGATGAAGAGTGACCGTTTTCGCCGCATCGGCTGCGTGCTGCTGCAGTACGGTTCGGCGGTGACCTCCAGTCAACCGCATTTGTTCAGTTATCTTAATGGGGCGTCGGTCGCCCTTTCCCAGGTGGG is a genomic window of Victivallis lenta containing:
- a CDS encoding tyrosine-type recombinase/integrase — encoded protein: MAKDRRLKGTGTIFKRNGKFVHQYSDIDGKVKTITLKDECGKPVTLRAKADAIVAELTRERQKIEFIENRLEYMAQVAGSRKIIQRSRIKLSELWETYLRNPNRPDSGKLTLKRNELYCRKFLSFLAEKKIDSIDDITFDTAATFMTNLWSTGISPKTYNYYLQTLKLVFKTLLQDDSPFRNIKAKTATTESRKPFTPEQVSAIFKTLDDDNYHILHKPQMRILFLLGLCFGLRMHDAACFRWDYIQGDGTVKFKARKTIKTMKQYIVLPIPSILEEQFKIAETWKRNEYILPDVAERYGYNSSGISTDVDKLLRSAGIQTKEQPVETRRMFYINSQGETKQRRIGRYSFHSFRHTFCTIAASSGKDLSLIRSIVGHSNVAMTEHYTHYTLEAKKSVIESIPLAVMTNSPRISAEIPLITAFQQADTEALAKVINYLESNLSDKQKREILELLVESF
- a CDS encoding IS630 family transposase, with the protein product MPAEVREIQPMRPGRSQRVDYEYRRMGTCNVLLASEPLRGWRMADVTQTKTAKDWAMFTEKIASAYPNAEKIILIEDNLNTHKPASWYETFPPEKAKALMDKFELVYTPKHGSWLNMAEIELNVVSAQCLKKRIASIEEMKNMVNTWEKERNEKTKTINWQFSTADARVKLHRLYPSFQI
- a CDS encoding ATP-binding protein — translated: MMLCAKRLLLISGIVLLLISLEGRSWAAPPGQVSIKRILIIDSFSSLDTWSNELKQGLKSCLNRDNRVLTTFETYELAVRFKPDFQPAPEDIAALTIKLKHSRYDMIILTNNAAVDLFLNGRLTVPEQTPLLAASYHGPLQAGIPPGMNMTGIETPATLYMNIRLGCNLLPANRQITVIAEASVDVLAWKKMLESQKKEEWARGREIRFISGRDYSTAEMLNLVAELPASSVLIFHSWNSFRDKEPQDYFSILPRIRRNFSGLILNRYREMIRRGASGGIMVSGQEQGYQAGSIARRIFNGESAAAIPVQKGKFHPVFDYPSLQRIGIDRKRLPAGTELLNPPVDFITRYQVEIISVLASLGLLLLLLLFRLIILARMKKRIAVLFNNLPLRICVVNRSGRILFQHLPHDISSGEKAGVHNINQLADKVQQSFSAWIQETFRTGQRMEKDYELEGAHRHVEFIPLPKNNSFHEEVVMWISSDQTELHQAHRTASRIAEQFRLTLESIGDGVIATDSEERITLLNPIAVQMTGYTIEEAKGKKLNEVFNIISYLDGRKVESPLTKALSTGKIIELANHTDLIARDGTARHIADSAAPIRDTEGKIIGGVLVFRDVTEEYQKRDRLRTHSVILANAAKIAKFFYFQCDSTGRLTALSAQNYRAFREEERVPLAEWLAPDDRQRFDGNWNRFLESGIGGDTSFFSDVFAAGKRHFELRAEKSVNEINGKWEICGVIQDITELSEQQEKLRQALEQARAADRAKSYFLATVSHELRTPLNAVIGFSELLQGTDVEPQERQEYLGSINFAGNALLNLINDVLDLSKLEADQVELDCRPVDVKRLVLEIVGVFKQKAVEKNLSLQMTYTNLPPALYLDDLRIKQILLNLTGNALKFTHNGGVTISAAFRFAEEAGQGTLIFSITDTGIGILPEKISQIFEPFVQDSGTRGHRIYEGSGLGLAISKRLVEKMGGKLSAESTPGKGSTFTVRLENVKYQSPSLQDMTESGAETVNLNSSAGGNIQAMLVDDVAMNLKVLQAMLKKMNVSCILAESAEEALELLRKGRRADIILTDLWMPGLSGSAFADLLKQDEATAKIPLVAVTADTQMPAEEAVKFKQVLTKPITRQALIDVFKAYDLHIAVQK